Proteins encoded in a region of the Deltaproteobacteria bacterium GWC2_65_14 genome:
- a CDS encoding 6,7-dimethyl-8-ribityllumazine synthase, translated as MRTIEGDLQGQGLKVAVVVSRFNGFITDRLVEGALDALRRHGVQEKDISLVRVPGSFELPLAVRKAAAGKVDAVIALGALIRGGTPHFEYLSAEVTKGVAQVTLDSGVPVAFGVLTTDTIEQAIERAGTKSGNKGFEAAVTAIEMARLLRQM; from the coding sequence GTGAGGACGATAGAGGGAGACCTGCAGGGACAGGGGCTCAAGGTGGCGGTCGTGGTTTCACGGTTCAACGGCTTCATCACGGACCGGCTCGTCGAGGGGGCGCTGGACGCCCTGCGGAGGCACGGAGTCCAGGAGAAGGACATCTCCCTCGTGAGGGTTCCGGGGTCGTTCGAGCTGCCGCTCGCGGTACGGAAGGCGGCGGCGGGCAAGGTCGACGCCGTGATCGCGCTGGGGGCCCTGATCCGGGGGGGGACCCCCCACTTCGAGTACCTGAGCGCGGAGGTCACCAAGGGGGTCGCGCAGGTGACGCTCGATTCCGGGGTGCCGGTGGCCTTCGGGGTCCTCACGACAGACACGATCGAGCAGGCGATCGAGCGGGCCGGGACCAAGTCCGGGAACAAGGGGTTCGAGGCGGCCGTGACGGCCATCGAGATGGCCCGGCTGCTGCGCCAGATGTAG